The sequence below is a genomic window from Lytechinus variegatus isolate NC3 chromosome 3, Lvar_3.0, whole genome shotgun sequence.
ATACTTTCATCTTGACAGAGGTTTGTATCTTACCTAGAGTCTGAAAGAATTCCCCATACCGACACTCGTACAAAGAGAAGAGGAATGTACGGAGTTTGGGCAAGCTGTGAAGAACTTCTAGAATCTCTGACCCTTTTACAACctgtaaacaaatgaaaattgcaCAAAAGAATTATTCATTCAAGAAAGCACAAATATTCAGTGACTTCTAAAAATGGTCATTATGATCTAACATTACATACCGGTAACACAATCTGTTTCATGAAAACATACTCTAAATTTTGACGGATAAAATTACAAAGAACTCCAGATTACTTGTGCAGAATGAATCTCATAAGACTGTGAAGCAAAATCATAACCAAAAATAAGATTATTACTTGCCTTGAAGAGACTAAGCAATCTATTTTATTCCTAAATATAATCTTCAATACTAATGCAGAAAAAAGGTGAATTACAACAAGTCTCAAGTCAAGTTCTTTGTACAGTCATGATCTCCATGTATCAAATGCCACTAGGGTCAGTAATGTGGTCTGCAAACTGGCTGCTCTCAGGTACGGTGAGAGGATGTAGCTCAAATATTTGTCATATTTCAAGATAGTTAAATGACTTCTTGTTATCTGTAAAGTTCTGGTATTGTTGATTATATACTAGGAAGAGATACGGTACAACTCTCATTCTGTCTGAAGCACATAATTGTAATTTTGATGTGGATTCGGAATGACATAACTGACTTCTCTAATCAGGGACTGCCTGAAATCATGAATCATGGCAATGCACACAATGAGCTCACTAACATTGAAGACTGCATCACTGACATAATTTCTTGACCAGCTTATATTTGGCAAAACTTTCAATTAATCCATGTAAAGCAGATTAACTCAAATGTAAAATAGGCTACAGCAATCAAATATTGTCAATaaagggaataattttcctgttCCTGATATCACATCGCAAATTGCTCCACATTATTTAACGACTGCAACCTAAAGTCTTTTGTGTAGCagatttttacataggactgtacagaTCTTAACTCAAAAGCTTATGCTTATGACCAAAAAACCTAATCAAATTTggaaagcaaaattattccctgcaatagaatgataaaacaaatttaaaaaaaaaactcacctTAGTTCTAAGTTCTGTCCTCTCTAATGCTATCATAGATACAATGACTGTGTATTTGACAAACTGTTTGTAGTCCATTAGCTCATAGGAGGTGAACGTTGAGACAGTATCAAGAAAAAAGTTAGCAGCTGTCTTGAACTCCCTGATAGACATATTGTAGACACCTTGATAGACTTTGAGACGATTTCTTCTATCCCAGTCTCCACCCTCATCAATCATGCTAATATAAATTAGAAttattaaaaacatacaaatggTCAGTTTTAACAGTTCAGTTACTAAAGGAAACTTGATCTACCATGACAGTTGAGTTACCAGTACACTTCCATACAGTATTAAAGTCAATATTGCATTGGTTTCATTTCATCTCATCATTATTTCACCCTATTCAATTATGAAATCATAAGATACACTCTTTTTTTCTAGTATATGTCCTGCCTCAAATGAGTTTGGACTTGATTACACTACTACgactttcaatctttttttattaaaagctTAGGTGATAACATTCAGTTGTGTGATAACAGTTTCTTTACAATCCACTTAAGCAGGTTTATCATTCGATATTATAGACACATCATTGGGAAATTTCCTCACCTAAAATTTTCAcacattaatttcaaatttttaatcaattaatgATGACTGTAGTAATCATTATCACAGCAATACCTTTAAGGATTCATGAATGTACCTTGGTATATGTACAGTAGCTTCAGAGTAAATTTGCCTTGTTCATATTTGGGGGAGGAAGAATTTATCTATCTGAACTCACCTCTTGGCCTTGTCTATATTCCTTGTGataacatcattatcattccAGAAAAGTCCAACACGGATGAGATGAAAGATAATATCAAGACGGTGTCCTAAAGCAACTGTTTTATCAAATGCCTTCCTGAATACAGTCATGCAAGATTCCTAGAAGAAAAAGTTATACTAGTTTTGATATGTCCACTTGTACTCGCTATACTGGTTACAgatgtaaattttattgtatttagAGAGCTGTAATGTTTAGATAGCCACCCAGAGATTTATTTGTATTGAGTAAATTAAATTTACTGCTAATTATTTAACATTGCTGTATTGGAAAGTGAAGACTTGCAACATGCTCCTGCTTTCTATTTCTTTGATATTGGATTCAAACAACTATTATGCTAAATACTTGTATTACAGATAAACATTTAATCGTTAAGAACGTAAAATctatgttttttaattcttttattgTGTTAAAAATTTTTGAGATCAGAAAACTGGTTCAAAAATTAGGAGCATCCGTGCAATCTGACTCAGTCCAAGTTATATTAACAATGTACTTAATATGACTGTATAAGCATTAACTAAAAAtatcactgaaggtgattaatactaGAACTGAGtcatcctgttttttttttcattgaccGGTGCCTGCCCTGTATTTTTGGACGGAGCCCGGTGTTGGACCGCTGAaataatgtatatgtatttcattattttagcagCGCAACGGTCTGAAAAAAATTTGCACTGGTGACCATCATCGAAAGCAGGCCCGATGAACCACCAGGTTCAACTTAGGCCTAAAGATAAATTTATACCTCTACCCCATAGACACACTATTTCCAACTCATTTGGAAAATGGGTATTGCATGTCTTTACCACAAGACCAATATTTGTGCAGTGTTTGAATACGCAATGAGTTGTGCTGGGTTTGGGCAATACCATGctattaccatggaaacatttCTGACCCATGCAAAAAAATTatccttgcacatttttttctcaagaccaatgtgtgtgccaaattacAAGAGAATTGTTAAATACTGAGGAAGAAGCTTGATCCAAAACATTTGTAATGGACAAATCACCCCACCAGTCGCTGATTCCTATATACCCCATTGAAACTTTATTTGGCATGGGTATAATGACAAACCATTTCTATAGCAAAAGAGCttgaaaggaataaaaaataacttgtgTATTTATATCTTTAATCAAGCTCTAATTAATGcattttcatgaacatttactttaaaaaacaaGTTAAGATGTAAATTAATCCACAAGAATTTTCTCTGGATTTTCTGTAATGATAATCCTACAAAATACTGAGCACAACACTACATTCTACAGGGTTATTTGTAAATCAATTAACCATATCATTCCTTACAATGAAAACTCTAGTTCTCATACTACCAAACACTCTACCTACCTTATCTCCTATCCGACAGAAGAATTCTGCTTTTGCTAAAAGAGCATCCCGGACTTCAGTTTCTCCGAGATTCTGTTCAGCATCTTCCAGtgtttcatctaatttcttcatttctgtctgatttttctccttcATCGTTTTCAAGAGAGAAGCATCTACTTTCCAGCCAAGTTCTTTGCATACATCTTCATAAAATGGAGCCATACCTTCATTTaggtaaaaatgaaatgaacaatcaaattttgattaatACTAGACTGTCTCACTGTATATCAAGGATTTTCTGCACAAGTCATAATACCTAAATGCCTGACAACCAACCATTTATAAAAGGAAAAACATCAGTGCATGATCAGCTACAAACAAATGGGTGAAATAAGCTAAACTATGTCATCCTACCCTATATAATGTTGTAAAGGCATTGATTATTTTGGGGCTTCATTAACCCTAATCTAATAGTATACTGAACTGGGAAAAGtttatgatttaaatttaatgcaaaataaataGGGGTTCAGGTTTGTTTTAGACAATCCAAAAGCAATTAAATATGGCATACACGATGTCAACAAACCTGTTCCTGCCCTCTGTGTTTGTTTGGCGAAATCTGACTAACAATTCAAACAAAGACGGCAAGATTGAAGCCAAAATAATGCAGTTTCCGATGCTCTATGtggctgaaattcatgttaatGATCGATTAATTCAGATTATTTGGGGAAAATATACAACCTCAGTACACTCATGGAGGTAAATAGTCATAATATCTCGCTGCTTATTTGGTATTTATTAGACGTAACAGCTTCTGATCTTTGCTGTTTTTGCTCTAAAAATCCACAGACCAGCTTGACCCAGGAAAAACCACTCCAACTCGCCGGTCTCCGAATACCAGCCCAGCCCGGGTCCCAGCATTATAGATACAGTAAACATGTATTATTTaactaagcctgagtcgaatcgattttaaaatcggtgttcgatcgatggcATCGAGGCCCGATGCAGATTTATCAAATTCGGTgcatcaaagaaaataaaagaaaaaaaaaagaaaagaaataatgactTTTCATTTcgtacaaaaatcatcaaaatagcAAAATGTCAATATCTAACTAAACTACTACTCACTTGAATTATAttccccaaaatgaaacaattcatTTGTTTATGACCCGATTATTTGCCattatttgaagtttatttttatcaaagttTGTCTTACTCGCGCGTGCAcggccgagataatttatgcctgatgatgaaatttaatcatgaatgaaatttcTTCATCGAGATCGCGCATGCGCACTGCATCAAAAGACCAAAATGATACTCCCGATGATACTGCTTGGatatgatttaaaaagaaaaaaaaacatttcttccTAAGGCTaagaccatagaacattatttaatcgtaatattttaactttaatttacataaaataatcataaatatgaATTAAGAGCTCGATTTGTGAATTggtattttgtttcaatttgtgAATTGACATCGTATAGAATTGGGCAGCGCGCTGCAGCTGAGCTGGATCTGGCTGAGAGCTGTGCCAGCGCACTtcattcttgaaaaataaaatcatgtctggattaattctcgaacatcgtgaCGGTGTGACAATTGCGGAATATTACAGTAAATATAAATTTAGGGGCTCACTTTTACATGGCCATCCCgagaaattatgttttttgttatttattcagAGCTCATTTTCATCTCCGCGGTATGGCACCGGTTGGCTAGCTATAGCACGCCGGTAGTTTCGGGGTGATAAGAGCGTGGTGCCCCGCCGCCGGTACCGGGGTACTTACGTGTGTGATTGTGACTCGATGCGACGGagctgaaaaaaattacttgattTCTCCGCCAAACTGTCGATGCAttgatgttcgatcgaatttaagctgtcgaacaccggtttacaaaataatcgatatgactcaggcttataTTTAACATTAATTTAAAAGCCAGTT
It includes:
- the LOC121410521 gene encoding 26S proteasome non-ATPase regulatory subunit 6-like, whose amino-acid sequence is MPSENFEEEGLQKNPDLQIAQLRFLLTLDSHKNDKKTKGDLLAAIEKESMAPFYEDVCKELGWKVDASLLKTMKEKNQTEMKKLDETLEDAEQNLGETEVRDALLAKAEFFCRIGDKESCMTVFRKAFDKTVALGHRLDIIFHLIRVGLFWNDNDVITRNIDKAKSMIDEGGDWDRRNRLKVYQGVYNMSIREFKTAANFFLDTVSTFTSYELMDYKQFVKYTVIVSMIALERTELRTKVVKGSEILEVLHSLPKLRTFLFSLYECRYGEFFQTLANVEQEMKTDRLIAPHYRYYVREMRILAYTQLLESYRSLTLQYMADTFGVSVDFIDQELSRFIAAGRLHCKIDKVGGIVETNRPDSKNYQYQATIKQGDILLNRVQKLSRVINI